The following are encoded together in the Zingiber officinale cultivar Zhangliang chromosome 8A, Zo_v1.1, whole genome shotgun sequence genome:
- the LOC122009604 gene encoding monoacylglycerol lipase-like: MERAARVEELTSGASGRIIPVFRNMRRSVPSLASLLRVVLLLHSLATWFLLLILRRNPISSRTAAASSPRRKTVKGRWSMAAEEEDVRRRREIAEGVEMVSPSEEMMWRGETSVFEGTRRRALFCRSWMPMSGDLRGIMLIIHGLNEHSGRYAHFAKQLMACNFGVYAMDWIGHGGSDGLHGYVPSLDHVVEDTGKFLEKIKSQNPDTPCFLFGHSTGGAVVLKAATFPHIETLVEGIILTSPAIRVKPAHPIVRTVAPFISIVLPKFQFKGANKKGIPVSRDPAAMLAKYSDPLVYTGPIRVRTGHEILRITSYLMQNLKYITLPFLVLHGTADRVTDPLASQDLYNLASSKHKNIKLYEGFLHDLLFEPERDEIGADIINWMLKRLQQKQL; this comes from the exons ATGGAGAGGGCCGCGCGGGTGGAGGAGCTGACTTCCGGCGCCAGCGGCCGTATTATCCCCGTCTTCAGGAACATGAGGAGGTCCGTGCCATCGCTGGCATCGCTCCTACGCGTGGTCCTTTTGTTGCATTCTCTCGCCACGTGGTTCCTCCTCCTTATTCTCCGACGTAATCCCATCTCATCTCGCACGGCGGCGGCGAGTTCTCCTCGGCGGAAGACGGTCAAGGGCCGGTGGTCGATGGCCGCGGAGGAGGAGGACGTGCGGCGGCGGCGGGAGATCGCCGAGGGGGTGGAGATGGTTTCCCCGTCGGAGGAGATGATGTGGCGCGGGGAGACGTCCGTGTTCGAGGGAACGAGGAGAAGGGCGCTCTTCTGCCGATCGTGGATGCCGATGTCGGGAGATTTGAG GGGTATAATGTTGATAATACATGGGCTTAATGAACATAG TGGAAGATATGCTCACTTTGCTAAGCAGCTAATGGCATGCAACTTTGGAGTATATGCAATGGATTGGATAG GCCATGGTGGGAGTGATGGATTGCATGGATATGTACCTTCACTAGATCATGTTGTTGAAGACACA GGAAAATTCCTAGAAAAGATCAAATCTCAGAATCCTGATACACCCTGCTTCCTTTTTGGTCACTCCACTGGTGGAGCAGTGGTTCTGAAG GCCGCTACTTTTCCTCATATCGAGACTTTGGTGGAGGGGATCATATTGACATCTCCAGCTATTCGTGTAAAGCCTGCTCATCCAATAGTTAGG ACTGTGGCACCCTTCATCTCTATTGTACTACCGAAATTCCAATTCAAGGGGGCTAACAAAAAGGGAATCCCAGTATCAAGAGACCCAGCAGCTATGTTGGCCAAGTACTCAGATCCTCTAGTTTAcactggaccgatcagagttcgGACCGGCCATGAGATCCTACGCATAACCTCTTATCTGATGCAAAATCTCAAGTACATCACCCTGCCTTTTTTGGTGCTGCATGGGACTGCTGACCGGGTCACCGATCCATTGGCATCGCAGGATTTGTACAACCTTGCTTCATCTAAACACAAGAATATAAAGCTCTATGAGGGCTTCTTACATGACCTTCTGTTTGAGCCAGAGCGTGATGAAATTGGAGCAGACATAATCAATTGGATGCTCAAGAGGCTGCAACAGAAGCAGTTGTAA